A genome region from Nicotiana tabacum cultivar K326 chromosome 13, ASM71507v2, whole genome shotgun sequence includes the following:
- the LOC107804849 gene encoding uncharacterized protein LOC107804849: MANLPIFIQYGGRWNVDNSFVDYNADDVIVTPNIRFEDFVDVISKQLMIDTSLNVIEIKYTIQNGSPPIVIHNNMGSILSLAYAIVDSENNASWEWFFARFKDAFREREVMCIVSDMHEGIENATVTLYPQVPHCVCIWNLWNNVKKKYKKNHLQLKDIFFAMAKAYTIEKFNYHMVEVERIDKRVKDYLINVGYERWSRAHSTVNRTLTMTSNITESINAVLKAARELPVTPSTSYLYSVLDKGKQRMVFLKDRTCSCGRFQVDELPCAHTWVVLKYKYIDHIEYCSVYYTRKYLLKTYEISIYLVPDESTWKIHAEVLDENILPPDVTKSIGRPGKGVQANI, translated from the exons ATGGCAAATTTACCAATTTTTATTCAGTATGGTGGCCGATGGAATGTTGACAACAGTTTTGTAGATTACAATGCCGATGATGTAATAGTTACTCCAAATATACGTTTTGAAGATTTTGTAGACGTGATTTCGAAACAACTTATGATAGATACTTCATTGAATGTTATTGAAATCAAATATACTATCCAAAACggttctccaccaatagtgatacACAATAATATGG GTAGTATCCTATCACTCGCATATGCCATAGTAGATTCAGAGAATAATGCTTCCTGGGAGTGGTTTTTCGCGAGGTTCAAGGATGCATTTAGGGAAAGGGAGGTAATGTGCATAGTCTCGGACATGCATGAAGGCATTGAAAATGCAACGGTAACATTGTATCCACAAGTACCTCACTGTGTCTGCATATGGAATCTATGgaataatgtaaaaaaaaaatacaagaagaaCCATTTGCAGCTCAAAGACATATTCTTTGCTATGGCCAAAGCATACACAATTGAGAAGTTTAATTACCACATGGTAGAGGTAGAGAGAATTGATAAGAGGGTCAAAGATTACTTAATCAACGTTGGGTATGAAAGATGGTCAAGAGCACATTCCACTGTCAATAGAACATTGACAATGACTTCAAACATTACGGAGTCGATCAATGCAGTGCTCAAGGCTGCTAGGGAACTCCCA GTGACCCCTTCGACGAGTTACTTATATTCAGTACTTGACAAGGGTAAGCAGAGAATGGTGTTCCTAAAAGATCGAACTTGTAGCTGTGGAAGGTTTCAGGTGGATGAGCTGCCATGTGCACATACTTGGGTAGTATTAAAATACAAATACATTGATCACATTGAGTATTGCTCAGTGTACTACACCAGGAAGTACCTATTGAAAACCTATGAAATTTCAATTTATCTGGTTCCTGATGAAAGCACATGGAAAATTCATGCAGAAGTTCTAGATGAAAACATCTTGCCACCAGATGTGACTAAATCAATAGGAAGGCCAGGGAAAGGGGTGCAAGCCAATATCTAA